One window of Dysidea avara chromosome 11, odDysAvar1.4, whole genome shotgun sequence genomic DNA carries:
- the LOC136238100 gene encoding copper transport protein ATOX1-like, which produces MSKVHEYNVAMSCSGCSGAVQRVLGRLPEVEQVEIDMEKQKVYVTSSLSGDDLLTTIKKTGRECSYVGVKQ; this is translated from the exons ATGTCAAAG GTTCACGAGTACAACGTAGCCATGTCTTGCTCTGGCTGTTCAGGTGCTGTGCAGCGAGTACTAGGCCGCTTACCAG AAGTGGAGCAGGTTGAAATTGACATGGAGAAGCAGAAAGTCTACGTGACATCATCACTGTCTGGTGATGATCTGTTGACCACAATAAAGAAGACAGGACGGGAATGCTCATATGTTGGAGTTAAACAATGA
- the LOC136238098 gene encoding acid ceramidase-like, translating into MMYLWILIALCLITTTSCNSSEKEACVTGAYPPAKEDKIPWYVINLDQPPDQRWDTLTLAKTTEMKAMIGEIKRLASIILNGSLIPLIDHDLAPLVDELPFPFGDEIKGIAKTSNIPLGEIVLYNIFYEIFTVCTSIVARDENGKMFHARNLDFGLFMGWDISNDTWALTELLRPLVVNLNFQQNGMTVFKTVNFAGYIGVLSGIKPGVFTLTMNERFTVDGGYIGLLEWVLGKRSGHWMSFLTRNTLSNADSFSEAVNMLANTEMLAPAYFILGGVAEGAVITRAIEKSLDIWRLSPTNDTWFLLETNYDHWKPAPVIDDRRTPGINCMNHMGQQELSLAGLFNVLSTRPVLNKLTTYTALMQVDEGYLESYLRYCPDPCWPW; encoded by the exons ATGATGTACTTGTGGATACTAATCGCGTTATGTTTG ATAACTACTACCAGCTGTAACAGCTCGGAGAAAGAGGCGTGTGTCACTGGGGCTTATCCTCCAGCAAA GGAGGATAAGATTCCTTGGTATGTGATCAACCTTGATCAACCTCCTGATCAACGATGGGACACTTTGACACTTGCCAAGACTACTGAG ATGAAGGCAATGATTGGTGAGATCAAGAGACTGGCCAGCATTATTCTTAACGGCTCCTTGATCCCCTTGATTGATCATGACTTA GCACCACTTGTTGATGAGCTTCCTTTTCCATTTGGAGATGAAATCAAAGGAATTGCAAAGACATCAAATATTCCCCTTG GTGAAATTGTACTCTACAACATCTTCTATGAGATATTCACTGTCTGCACATCAATTGTTGCACGTGATGAAAATGGTAAAATGTTTCATGCTAGAAATCTTGACTTTGGTCTTTTCATGGG GTGGGACATCTCCAATGACACTTGGGCACTCACTGAATTACTCAGGCCATTGGTGGTCAACTTGAACTTTCAG CAAAATGGAATGACAGTTTTCAAGACAGTAAACTTTGCAGGATACATTGGAGTATTGTCTGGGATCAAACCT ggTGTGTTCACTTTAACAATGAACGAAAGGTTCACAGTTGATGGTGGATATATTG GGCTTCTTGAGTGGGTATTGGGGAAGAGAAGTGGCCATTGGATGAGCTTCCTTACCAGAAACACTTTGTCAAATGCTGACAG TTTCTCAGAGGCGGTCAACATGTTGGCTAACACTGAGATGTTAGCCCCAGCATACTTCATCCTTGGTGGTGTTGCCGAG GGTGCAGTGATTACTAGGGCAATAGAGAAGAGTCTTGACATATGGAG GCTGAGTCCTACTAATGATACCTGGTTCTTATTGGAAACTAATTATGATCACTGGAAACCTGCTCCAGTCATAGATGATAGACGAACACCA GGGATCAACTGTATGAATCATATGGGACAGCAG GAGTTGTCCCTAGCTGGATTATTCAATGTGTTATCCACTAGACCAGTATTGAACAAG CTGACGACTTACACTGCTCTGATGCAGGTGGATGAAGGCTACCTGGAGAGTTACCTGCGGTACTGCCCTGACCCGTGCTGGCCCTGGTAG
- the LOC136238092 gene encoding uncharacterized protein isoform X1 has protein sequence MEADPFDEDWASLSSHTSWSRDEDTLSSISLTSVRSFDLPATHSLVDGPQSSRQYNHPTIIRDVTVNHNSFYLLDDSGLVKWDYQTLRNTRVFQFPAYKHKLLKAVTYCSFYNVYFVLTMDNKVKVFNKHFSEVHCLELPAEQSKVSCIAINDRSHQLITGSLGGIKVFNYSKNVSSSRVSSYKTVEPMSQYSLVISHSSLHTEGIWIRGLSITDRLIGYSGYDVLVYSINAVLLIHLKRLHQGFVTGCVFLPSLKYFVTCSDDCTVKVWSESGSMIDCFTSHIKEVTGMLVHPHCPWLVLTTSLDGTIKQWNMATLQMEHSVTSCVGEVKMMRIVNHSCFYIVSSSSIELFEFNHFTQYWALCHSAMHQILPVIQDGRQPKILAIGVDGSVRLYSAKLDQGYHLTTVLPSHQIAPVLSVAYSPNTHTLCTLLDPNKLWVYNTRFNPAQRVTEISGSDLATLVAANNLLSSVLPTGIRLHHKKDVCSVCACGTQMLLGMMDGRVIVLVPDEDSFQTMGYLQAFISAVTLLKYDVVLNTLMCSSNQTEDVSVQLWDVTSWSLSAVVQCNSLLVDCAVLENCVMTGHDSGLVQLMRLTDSSSMDNANNNSSEVEDTRVTSVQSSHTFSLFAISHSNNVIRLWNTQCVLLLEVHLATIHSCCFLPGQACLIVDLHNHLYKVMLDKVLPQTLLMLRKECIETTSTSVTDSVIIDDLTNSPELTLQQYLAGAMVASASKTSEQRSPSSEDEVSDDESSVTSAAATNTYLSPPLSPVPSAWSFPILGQSLSDYSNTSDHPMDADSLTPSHTDTITTSGQTRADHTETETPVEVVSSEQHQWSNETSMSQEKSSPPILLDNNDLIISRPTTSKQLSTKKTAEIAWQKSHIVNKKPLKRKTQTPTVVKMSYFDSPGEVTTPVIPKHQTNYKVKKKKKKVPVAAKSSSHNNNTTLVDTSHTTVDGTHLPGSSSDGLSADDKVDISKLSLNSLPVTVSSKISAKSDVSTVRITRHVGHSNISSKHVCDNPTSSGVASSDSNDDVTTTTNNNNSVTDHTSTIVSVKSVNYDSTEISNVPHSQKVIGHSSPSSRSTRKSNRSSRLANSMVHTGRGWQVDAIERARQRSSVQLKRQEDAQLHRIQREVEKRLVQSATHLKCYHQASRSSWRRPIEQATSVTSLRTSSDHDVQVEENSFHQHKLVCSNFRLNLYAHEK, from the exons ATGGAGGCGGACCCGTTTGATGAAG ATTGGGCTTCCTTATCTTCCCACACGAGTTGGTCACGAGACGAGGATACCTTATCATCGATATCACTTACTTCCGTGAGATCGTTTGATCTTCCCGCAACCCATTCGTTAGTTGATGGACCCCAATCATCCCGTCAGTATAATCACCCGACTATTATTAGAGATG TTACTGTCAACCATAACTCATTTTACCTGCTCGACGACTCTGGCTTGGTCAAATGGGACTACCAGACCCTACGAAACACTAGAGTGTTCCAGTTCCCAGCCTACAAGCACAAACTACTAAAAGCTGTGACCTACTGCAGCTTCTACAACGTCTACTTTGTCCTTACGATGGACAACAAAGTAAAA GTGTTCAATAAACACTTCAGTGAAGTACATTGTTTAGAGTTACCAGCTGAGCAGTCTAAAGTGTCGTGTATAGCAATCAATGATAGGAGCCATCAGCTAATAACTGGTAGTCTGGGTGGTATCAAG GTGTTTAACTATAGTAAAAATGTGTCAAGTAGTAGAGTTAGTAGCTACAAGACAGTTGAGCCGATGTCTCAATACTCCCTGGTGATCAGTCACAGCTCATTACACACAGAGGGGATATGGATTAGAGGCTTGTCAATAACTGATCGGCTGATAGGGTACAGTGGTTATGACGTTTTAGTCTACTCCATTAATGCTGTTCTATTGATTCATTTGAAGAG GTTACATCAAGGCTTTGTTACTGGCTGTGTGTTTCTGCCGTCACTGAAATATTTTGTCACCTGCTCTGACGACTGTACAGTGAAGGTGTGGTCAGAGTCCGGGTCAATGATTGATTGTTTCACCAGTCACATCAAG GAAGTTACTGGTATGCTAGTACACCCACACTGCCCCTGGCTAGTATTAACAACTTCACTGGATGGTACTATCAAACAGTGGAACATGGCAACATTACAAATGGAACACAG tgtaACCAGCTGTGTAGGAGAAGTGAAGATGATGAGAATTGTTAACCACAGCTGTTTCTACATTGTGTCTTCATCGTCAATAGAACTGTTTGAGTTCAACCACTTCACTCAGTACTGGGCACTTTGCCACTCTGCAATGCACCAAATATTACCAGTAATACAGGATGGGAGACAACCTAAGATACTAGCAATCGGAGTTGATGGCAG TGTTAGATTGTATTCAGCTAAACTGGATCAGGGATACCACCTTACTACTGTCCTACCATCTCACCAGATTGCACCAGTGCTCAGTGTGGCATACTCTCCTAATACACACACGCTTTGTACCTTACTAGATCCTAACAAGTTGTGGGTATACAACACAAG GTTTAATCCTGCTCAAAGAGTGACCGAGATATCTGGCAGTGATCTAGCTACTTTAGTTGctgctaataatttattatCTTCGGTGTTACCTACTGGAATAAGACTACATCATAAAAAAgatgtgtgcagtgtgtgtgcatgtggtacTCAAATGTTGCTAGGGATGATG GATGGACGAGTTATTGTACTTGTACCAGATGAAGATAGTTTTCAGACGATGGGATATCTGCAAGCTTTTATCTCAGCA GTTACTTTACTGAAGTATGATGTTGTCTTGAACACGTTAATGTGCTCCAGTAATCAAACAGAAGATGTCAGTGTACAATTATGGGATGTTACTAGTTGGAGTTTATCTGCAGTTGTACAGTGTAACTCACTACTAGTAGACTGTGCTGTGTTG GAGAATTGTGTAATGACTGGACATGATAGTGGTCTTGTACAGCTCATGAGACTAACTGACTCTTCTTCAATGGACAATGCTAATAATAACA GTAGTGAAGTTGAAGATACTAGAGTCACTTCGGTACAATCCTCTCACACATTCTCATTATTTGCAATTTCACA TTCCAATAATGTGATCAGACTATGGAACACTCAGTGTGTCTTGTTGCTGGAAGTCCACCTAGCAACAATCCACAGCTGTTGTTTCCTCCCTGGTCAAGCTTGTCTCATAGTTGACCTTCACAATCATTTATATAAAGTAATGTTGGATAAAG ttttACCACAGACTTTGCTCATGTTACGTAAGGAATGTATAGAGACAACATCAACTAGTGTTACTG ATTCTGTTATAATTGATGACCTCACTAATTCACCAGAGCTCACGTTACAACAATATCTG GCTGGTGCAATGGTAGCATCAGCTTCAAAAACATCAGAGCAAAGAAGCCCTTCTTCAGAAGATGAA GTCAGTGACGATGAGTCCAGTGTAACTTCTGCTGCAGCTACTAACACATATTTGTCTCCACCATTGTCTCCAGTCCCTTCAGCGTGGTCCTTCCCTATCCTTGGGCAATCCTTGTCTGATTATTCTAATACTTCAG ATCATCCGATGGATGCAGACTCTCTAACTCCTTCACACACTGACACAATTACTACTAGTGGACAAACTAGAGCAGATCACACTGAGACAGAAACACCTGTTGAGGTTGTTAGTAGTGAACAACATCAGTGGAGCAATGAAACATCAATGTCACAGGAGAAATCTAGTCCTCCGATATTACTGGATAATAATGACTTGATTATTTCCAGACCAACTACTAGTAAACAGTTGAGTACTAAGAAGACTGCAGAAATAGCATGGCAGAAATCACACATTGTTAATAAAAAGCCTTTAAAGAGAAAGACGCAAACACCTACGGTAGTTAAGATGTCATATTTTGATAGTCCAGGAGAGGTAACTACACCAGTTATACCAAAACATCAAACTAATTACAAGgtaaagaagaagaagaagaaagtgCCAGTAGCTGCTAAGTCTTCATCTCATAATAATAACACTACATTAGTTGATACTAGCCATACTACAGTGGATGGTACCCATCTACCAGGTAGTAGCAGTGATGGATTATCAGCTGATGATAAAGTTGATATATCTAAATTATCACTAAATAGTTTACCTGTTACTGTTAGTAGTAAAATTTCAGCTAAAAGTGATGTTAGCACTGTGAGGATCACAAGACATGTCGGCCATAGTAATATTAGTAGTAAACATGTATGTGATAATCCTACCAGTAGTGGTGTAGCCAGCTCTGATAGCAATGATGatgttactactactactaacaaTAACAATTCTGTTACTGATCACACCAGTACTATTGTTAGTGTGAAGAGTGTTAATTATGATAGTACAGAGATTAGTAATGTACCTCACTCACAGAAGGTGATAGGACACAGCTCACCTAGCAGTCGATCCACAAGAAAGTCCAA TAGGAGTTCAAGATTAGCTAACAGTATGGTCCATACTGGTCGGGGATGGCAGGTGGATGCTATTGAGAG AGCTAGGCAAAGAAGCTCTGTACAGCTTAAGAGACAAGAGGATGCTCAGCTTCATAGAATACAAAGAGAAGTTGAGAAGAGACTGGTCCAATCTGCTACCCACCTCAAATGCTATCACCAGG CATCCAGATCAAGTTGGCGTCGCCCTATTGAACAGGCAACGTCAGTTACTAGCCTGAGGACAAGTAGTGACCATGATGTGCAAGTGGAAGAAAACTCTTTCCACCAACATAAACTTGTTTGTAGTAATTTTCGATTGAATTTATATGCTCATGAAAAATAG
- the LOC136238092 gene encoding uncharacterized protein isoform X2 has product MEADPFDEDWASLSSHTSWSRDEDTLSSISLTSVRSFDLPATHSLVDGPQSSRQYNHPTIIRDVTVNHNSFYLLDDSGLVKWDYQTLRNTRVFQFPAYKHKLLKAVTYCSFYNVYFVLTMDNKVKVFNKHFSEVHCLELPAEQSKVSCIAINDRSHQLITGSLGGIKVFNYSKNVSSSRVSSYKTVEPMSQYSLVISHSSLHTEGIWIRGLSITDRLIGYSGYDVLVYSINAVLLIHLKRLHQGFVTGCVFLPSLKYFVTCSDDCTVKVWSESGSMIDCFTSHIKEVTGMLVHPHCPWLVLTTSLDGTIKQWNMATLQMEHSVTSCVGEVKMMRIVNHSCFYIVSSSSIELFEFNHFTQYWALCHSAMHQILPVIQDGRQPKILAIGVDGSVRLYSAKLDQGYHLTTVLPSHQIAPVLSVAYSPNTHTLCTLLDPNKLWVYNTRFNPAQRVTEISGSDLATLVAANNLLSSVLPTGIRLHHKKDVCSVCACGTQMLLGMMDGRVIVLVPDEDSFQTMGYLQAFISAVTLLKYDVVLNTLMCSSNQTEDVSVQLWDVTSWSLSAVVQCNSLLVDCAVLENCVMTGHDSGLVQLMRLTDSSSMDNANNNSSEVEDTRVTSVQSSHTFSLFAISHSNNVIRLWNTQCVLLLEVHLATIHSCCFLPGQACLIVDLHNHLYKVMLDKVLPQTLLMLRKECIETTSTSVTDSVIIDDLTNSPELTLQQYLAGAMVASASKTSEQRSPSSEDEVSDDESSVTSAAATNTYLSPPLSPVPSAWSFPILGQSLSDYSNTSDHPMDADSLTPSHTDTITTSGQTRADHTETETPVEVVSSEQHQWSNETSMSQEKSSPPILLDNNDLIISRPTTSKQLSTKKTAEIAWQKSHIVNKKPLKRKTQTPTVVKMSYFDSPGEVTTPVIPKHQTNYKVKKKKKKVPVAAKSSSHNNNTTLVDTSHTTVDGTHLPGSSSDGLSADDKVDISKLSLNSLPVTVSSKISAKSDVSTVRITRHVGHSNISSKHVCDNPTSSGVASSDSNDDVTTTTNNNNSVTDHTSTIVSVKSVNYDSTEISNVPHSQKVIGHSSPSSRSTRKSKSSRLANSMVHTGRGWQVDAIERARQRSSVQLKRQEDAQLHRIQREVEKRLVQSATHLKCYHQASRSSWRRPIEQATSVTSLRTSSDHDVQVEENSFHQHKLVCSNFRLNLYAHEK; this is encoded by the exons ATGGAGGCGGACCCGTTTGATGAAG ATTGGGCTTCCTTATCTTCCCACACGAGTTGGTCACGAGACGAGGATACCTTATCATCGATATCACTTACTTCCGTGAGATCGTTTGATCTTCCCGCAACCCATTCGTTAGTTGATGGACCCCAATCATCCCGTCAGTATAATCACCCGACTATTATTAGAGATG TTACTGTCAACCATAACTCATTTTACCTGCTCGACGACTCTGGCTTGGTCAAATGGGACTACCAGACCCTACGAAACACTAGAGTGTTCCAGTTCCCAGCCTACAAGCACAAACTACTAAAAGCTGTGACCTACTGCAGCTTCTACAACGTCTACTTTGTCCTTACGATGGACAACAAAGTAAAA GTGTTCAATAAACACTTCAGTGAAGTACATTGTTTAGAGTTACCAGCTGAGCAGTCTAAAGTGTCGTGTATAGCAATCAATGATAGGAGCCATCAGCTAATAACTGGTAGTCTGGGTGGTATCAAG GTGTTTAACTATAGTAAAAATGTGTCAAGTAGTAGAGTTAGTAGCTACAAGACAGTTGAGCCGATGTCTCAATACTCCCTGGTGATCAGTCACAGCTCATTACACACAGAGGGGATATGGATTAGAGGCTTGTCAATAACTGATCGGCTGATAGGGTACAGTGGTTATGACGTTTTAGTCTACTCCATTAATGCTGTTCTATTGATTCATTTGAAGAG GTTACATCAAGGCTTTGTTACTGGCTGTGTGTTTCTGCCGTCACTGAAATATTTTGTCACCTGCTCTGACGACTGTACAGTGAAGGTGTGGTCAGAGTCCGGGTCAATGATTGATTGTTTCACCAGTCACATCAAG GAAGTTACTGGTATGCTAGTACACCCACACTGCCCCTGGCTAGTATTAACAACTTCACTGGATGGTACTATCAAACAGTGGAACATGGCAACATTACAAATGGAACACAG tgtaACCAGCTGTGTAGGAGAAGTGAAGATGATGAGAATTGTTAACCACAGCTGTTTCTACATTGTGTCTTCATCGTCAATAGAACTGTTTGAGTTCAACCACTTCACTCAGTACTGGGCACTTTGCCACTCTGCAATGCACCAAATATTACCAGTAATACAGGATGGGAGACAACCTAAGATACTAGCAATCGGAGTTGATGGCAG TGTTAGATTGTATTCAGCTAAACTGGATCAGGGATACCACCTTACTACTGTCCTACCATCTCACCAGATTGCACCAGTGCTCAGTGTGGCATACTCTCCTAATACACACACGCTTTGTACCTTACTAGATCCTAACAAGTTGTGGGTATACAACACAAG GTTTAATCCTGCTCAAAGAGTGACCGAGATATCTGGCAGTGATCTAGCTACTTTAGTTGctgctaataatttattatCTTCGGTGTTACCTACTGGAATAAGACTACATCATAAAAAAgatgtgtgcagtgtgtgtgcatgtggtacTCAAATGTTGCTAGGGATGATG GATGGACGAGTTATTGTACTTGTACCAGATGAAGATAGTTTTCAGACGATGGGATATCTGCAAGCTTTTATCTCAGCA GTTACTTTACTGAAGTATGATGTTGTCTTGAACACGTTAATGTGCTCCAGTAATCAAACAGAAGATGTCAGTGTACAATTATGGGATGTTACTAGTTGGAGTTTATCTGCAGTTGTACAGTGTAACTCACTACTAGTAGACTGTGCTGTGTTG GAGAATTGTGTAATGACTGGACATGATAGTGGTCTTGTACAGCTCATGAGACTAACTGACTCTTCTTCAATGGACAATGCTAATAATAACA GTAGTGAAGTTGAAGATACTAGAGTCACTTCGGTACAATCCTCTCACACATTCTCATTATTTGCAATTTCACA TTCCAATAATGTGATCAGACTATGGAACACTCAGTGTGTCTTGTTGCTGGAAGTCCACCTAGCAACAATCCACAGCTGTTGTTTCCTCCCTGGTCAAGCTTGTCTCATAGTTGACCTTCACAATCATTTATATAAAGTAATGTTGGATAAAG ttttACCACAGACTTTGCTCATGTTACGTAAGGAATGTATAGAGACAACATCAACTAGTGTTACTG ATTCTGTTATAATTGATGACCTCACTAATTCACCAGAGCTCACGTTACAACAATATCTG GCTGGTGCAATGGTAGCATCAGCTTCAAAAACATCAGAGCAAAGAAGCCCTTCTTCAGAAGATGAA GTCAGTGACGATGAGTCCAGTGTAACTTCTGCTGCAGCTACTAACACATATTTGTCTCCACCATTGTCTCCAGTCCCTTCAGCGTGGTCCTTCCCTATCCTTGGGCAATCCTTGTCTGATTATTCTAATACTTCAG ATCATCCGATGGATGCAGACTCTCTAACTCCTTCACACACTGACACAATTACTACTAGTGGACAAACTAGAGCAGATCACACTGAGACAGAAACACCTGTTGAGGTTGTTAGTAGTGAACAACATCAGTGGAGCAATGAAACATCAATGTCACAGGAGAAATCTAGTCCTCCGATATTACTGGATAATAATGACTTGATTATTTCCAGACCAACTACTAGTAAACAGTTGAGTACTAAGAAGACTGCAGAAATAGCATGGCAGAAATCACACATTGTTAATAAAAAGCCTTTAAAGAGAAAGACGCAAACACCTACGGTAGTTAAGATGTCATATTTTGATAGTCCAGGAGAGGTAACTACACCAGTTATACCAAAACATCAAACTAATTACAAGgtaaagaagaagaagaagaaagtgCCAGTAGCTGCTAAGTCTTCATCTCATAATAATAACACTACATTAGTTGATACTAGCCATACTACAGTGGATGGTACCCATCTACCAGGTAGTAGCAGTGATGGATTATCAGCTGATGATAAAGTTGATATATCTAAATTATCACTAAATAGTTTACCTGTTACTGTTAGTAGTAAAATTTCAGCTAAAAGTGATGTTAGCACTGTGAGGATCACAAGACATGTCGGCCATAGTAATATTAGTAGTAAACATGTATGTGATAATCCTACCAGTAGTGGTGTAGCCAGCTCTGATAGCAATGATGatgttactactactactaacaaTAACAATTCTGTTACTGATCACACCAGTACTATTGTTAGTGTGAAGAGTGTTAATTATGATAGTACAGAGATTAGTAATGTACCTCACTCACAGAAGGTGATAGGACACAGCTCACCTAGCAGTCGATCCACAAGAAAGTCCAA GAGTTCAAGATTAGCTAACAGTATGGTCCATACTGGTCGGGGATGGCAGGTGGATGCTATTGAGAG AGCTAGGCAAAGAAGCTCTGTACAGCTTAAGAGACAAGAGGATGCTCAGCTTCATAGAATACAAAGAGAAGTTGAGAAGAGACTGGTCCAATCTGCTACCCACCTCAAATGCTATCACCAGG CATCCAGATCAAGTTGGCGTCGCCCTATTGAACAGGCAACGTCAGTTACTAGCCTGAGGACAAGTAGTGACCATGATGTGCAAGTGGAAGAAAACTCTTTCCACCAACATAAACTTGTTTGTAGTAATTTTCGATTGAATTTATATGCTCATGAAAAATAG
- the LOC136238095 gene encoding cyclic nucleotide-binding domain-containing protein 2-like: MVRYYRMDTKSPESRVLRSLSRLSYMIKLILKAWTPRMLIVQQEQVAAQNTSKKPTILELATTENKRKLTEKIQQRLLQRSGTPGSSVPGTVLSDETQHFLTCPPWNRSIEGLEKAHKELQICHTFNDYPVAIQKSICKQGWYQQLAANRVIYTTGYEPTCYYLVLSGTVAEVGGSVLHSSHIGNVINTYPPGSSFGDTDIIDRNHRISSCYAQDQVELFVISRSDYVDLSLRQSKRSYQDNKHFSFCRTVSLLKQWPLDELSSAICSQSYYKPRAVIVKDSRKSDYIFVVMSGSCRVVKRFIDNSSSTSQPKTHQKALTGDTSAKPPLSTQSPLSTQLHMSAATDHDNNSEFHKLRDRRATFPSFQDGEKNKGKPILVQLQLLQPKDIFGLSSMLYEDEPSVSLVSNGSECILIAKSFIKLYMGDRSRRWLYKQVQQFPSQETMLKRIREHHSWNIYKQTLVSHLKKKHS; encoded by the exons ATGGTCCGATATTATAGAATGGATACAAAAAGTCCAGAAAGTCGG GTACTAAGGTCGTTGTCGCGACTCTCTTACATGATTAAGCTGATCCTTAAAGCTTGGACGCCAAGAATGCTAATAGTGCAACAAGA GCAAGTGGCTGCACAGAACACAAGCAAGAAGCCAACTATACTAGAGCTAGCAACGACGGAGAATAAGAGAAAACTAACTGAGAAAATCCAGCAGAGACTACTGCAGCGATCTGGCACACCGGGTAGCTCAGTG CCCGGCACAGTGTTATCTGACGAGACACAACATTTCTTAACGTGTCCACCATGGAACAGATCCATTGAAGGTTTAGAGAAG GCCCATAAAGAACTACAAATATGTCACACCTTCAATGACTACCCTGTAGCAATACAGAAGAGCATATGTAAACAAGGATGGTACCAACA GCTAGCAGCTAACAGGGTTATCTACACTACTGGATATGAACCAACATGTTATTATTTGGTATTGTCTGGAACTG TTGCGGAAGTTGGTGGTAGTGTGTTACACTCTAGTCATATTGGGAATGTGATTAACACTTACCCACCAGGATCAAGTTTTGGG GATACTGATATAATTGACAGGAATCACAGAATATCAAGTTGCTATGCTCAAGATCAAGTTGAATTATTTGTAATCAGCAGAAGT GATTATGTTGACTTGTCACTAAGACAGAGCAAAAGAAGTTACCAAGACAATAAACATTTTTCCTTCTGCAG AACTGTATCATTGTTAAAGCAATGGCCACTTGATGAGTTATCCAGTGCAATTTGCAGTCAAAGTTACTACAA GCCTAGAGCTGTGATCGTGAAGGACAGCAGAAAATCTGATTATATATTTGTTGTAATGTCG GGAAGCTGTCGTGTTGTCAAAAGGTTTATAGATAACAGTTCTTCCACTTCTCAACCAAAGACTCACCAAAAAGCTTTAACTG GTGACACATCAGCCAAGCCTCCCTTATCCACCCAGTCTCCCTTATCCACTCAGCTCCACATG AGTGCAGCTACTGATCATGATAATAATA GTGAATTTCACAAGCTACGAGATAGAAGAGCAACATTCCCCAGCTTTCAA GATGGAGAAAAGAACAAGGGGAAACCAATATTAGTTCAACTTCAGCTACTTCAGCCAAAGGACATTTTT GGATTGTCCAGCATGTTATATGAGGATGAACCCAGCGTTAGTCTG GTGAGCAATGGCAGTGAGTGTATTTTGATAGCTAAAAGTTTTATCAAGTTGTACATGGGAGATCGGTCTAGAAGATGGCTGTACAAACAG GTACAACAATTCCCTTCTCAAGAGACAATGTTGAAGAGAATTAGAGAGCACCACTCATGGAATATCTACAAACAAACTCTTGTCAGTCACCTCAAGAAGAAACACTCGTGA
- the LOC136239204 gene encoding LOW QUALITY PROTEIN: ATP synthase subunit a-like (The sequence of the model RefSeq protein was modified relative to this genomic sequence to represent the inferred CDS: substituted 16 bases at 16 genomic stop codons): protein CYLFXCLFCCLFXCLFXCLFCCLFXCLFCCLFXCLFCCLFXCLFCCLFXCLFCCLFXCLFXCLFCCLFXCLFCCLFCYLFCCLFXCLFCYLFXCLFXCLFCCLFXCLFCYLFCCLFXCLFCYLLCCLFCYLLCCLFCYLLCCLFCYLFCYLFXCLFCCLFCCLFCCLFCCLGYATAAMA, encoded by the coding sequence TGCTACCTATTCTGATGCCTATTCTGCTGCCTATTCTGATGCCTATTCTGATGCCTATTCTGCTGCCTATTCTGATGCCTATTCTGCTGCCTATTCTGATGCCTATTCTGCTGCCTATTCTGATGCCTATTCTGCTGCCTATTCTGATGCCTATTCTGCTGCCTATTCTGATGCCTATTCTGATGCCTATTCTGCTGCCTATTCTGATGCCTATTCTGCTGCCTATTCTGCTACCTATTCTGCTGCCTATTCTGATGCCTATTCTGCTACCTATTCTGATGCCTATTCTGATGCCTATTCTGCTGCCTATTCTGATGCCTATTCTGCTACCTATTCTGCTGCCTATTCTGATGCCTATTCTGCTACCTACTCTGCTGCCTATTCTGCTACCTACTCTGCTGCCTATTCTGCTACCTACTCTGCTGCCTATTCTGCTACCTATTCTGCTACCTATTCTGATGCCTATTCTGCTGCCTATTCTGCTGCCTATTCTGCTGCCTATTCTGCTGCTTAGGCTATGCTACTGCTGCTATGGCT